One window from the genome of Cryomorphaceae bacterium encodes:
- a CDS encoding XRE family transcriptional regulator — MNNKEKIFNQRVNEAFDSLDPVELELTRISFDIAERLHDILDEKGMWQKDLAQLMGKKESEVSRWLKGMHNFTMKTVVKLEFALQKPIIGIIGASRSANETVSTPVLRAMTNSPSGMAGMAPMTVAKSAVKKSTQPQAA, encoded by the coding sequence ATGAACAACAAAGAAAAAATCTTTAACCAACGGGTCAATGAGGCCTTCGACAGCCTCGATCCGGTAGAGCTTGAGTTGACGCGCATCAGCTTCGACATCGCCGAGCGTCTGCACGATATTCTGGACGAAAAGGGAATGTGGCAAAAAGACCTTGCCCAATTGATGGGTAAAAAAGAATCTGAAGTCAGCCGCTGGCTTAAGGGCATGCACAACTTCACCATGAAAACCGTGGTAAAACTGGAGTTTGCATTGCAGAAGCCGATTATCGGGATAATTGGCGCTTCACGGAGTGCAAACGAAACGGTTTCAACTCCTGTTCTGCGCGCCATGACCAATTCTCCATCAGGCATGGCGGGTATGGCACCCATGACGGTCGCAAAATCTGCGGTGAAAAAATCTACCCAACCTCAGGCAGCATGA